The sequence below is a genomic window from Candidatus Syntrophosphaera sp..
AATCAGTCAGGTCATGCAAATCTGCCTCAGTAGCTCCAGACACTACGACACCTCACCTTATAGAGCCGATCTGATCGAACCATGGCAGTTGAAAATCAGGCTGGTATAAAAAATGGGGGAATGCCAGCGCTTTTTCTTGTTGACAATTAGGCCTTGTATCTATTCATGGATTATACGAGTAGAAAAATATGACGGAAATTATCTGTACCAAGAACCTGGTCAAGGATTACAGCCTGGGCAAAGTGAAGGTGCGCGCCTTGAACGGGGTGGACCTCACGATCGCGGAGGGCGAATTTGTGGCCATCATGGGTCCCTCGGGATCCGGGAAAAGCACGCTGATGCACATCATCGGCTGTTTGGACAGCCCCACGGAGGGAGAATACCATCTGGACGGGGTGCGGGCCAGCGCCATGGAAAAGAACGAACTGGCCATGGTCCGCAACCGCAAGATCGGCTTCGTGTTCCAATCCTTCAACCTGCTGCCGCACCTGAATGTGCTCAAAAACGTGGAACTGCCTTTGATGTACGCGGGCATGAATCCCAAACAGCGCAACCAGAAAGCGCGCCAGATCCTGGAGAGCGTGGGCCTGAGCGACCGGCTGAAACACAAGCCGGCAGAGCTTTCCGGGGGTCAGAGGCAGCGGGTGGCGATAGCCCGGGCGATCGTGAACGATCCTGCCATTTTGCTGGCCGACGAACCCACTGGGAATCTTGATTCCCAAGCCGGAGGGGACATCCTGGAGATATTTTCACAACTCCACCAGGCCGGCAACACCGTGATCATCGTCACCCACGACAAAGCCGTGGCGGGGCGGGCTACCCGCATCATCCACATCATGGACGGAAAGATCGAAAATGGCAATATCCCTGGGTGAATCACTCCAGATCGGCCTGGCCGACATTCTCACCCGCAAGGTGCGCAGCGCGGTCACCATCATCGGGATAATCCTTGGCGTGATGAGCATCATGGTGGTGCTGGCGATCGTGAACGGGATGAACCAGTCGACCCTGGATTGGATGACCCAGCGGGGCGGGCTGACCAAGATCGACGTCCATCGCAACTGGGCTTACGACTTCAGCCGAGGCGGCGACCCGAGCTTCAGCCTGCGCGAGATCAGCCAGATCCAGAGCCTGGTCCCGGAAGTGGCGGCCTTCAACCCCCAGGTCCAATTGCGGTCCAGGGAATTGCAGTACGGGGAAATTGGCTACAATTGCGATATTTTGGGCGTTTATCCCGATCTGGTCAAGGTTGAGGACTGGAATGTCCGCAGCGGGCGTTTCATCAACAGCCTGGACATCGCCAACCACAACAACGTGGTGGTGCTCGGATCGACGGCCAGCCAGGAGCTTTTTGCCTCCAAAGACCCCATGGGGCAATACCTTACCCTCGCGGGCCAGCGGCTTCTGGTGGTGGGGGTGATGGAAGAAAAGTACATGCAAAACCAGGGCGGGGGGAGCGCTTTTTCGGACAACGCGCTGGAGTATATGAACCGGCGGGCCTTTGTGCCGCTTTCCACTCTATTGAGCAAGATCGATCCCACGCAAAAGATAGGCAGCCTCAGCCTTCAGGCAAACAGCCCGGAAGAGGCCAAAGAATTACGCCGGAACGTGGAAAACATCGTCCTGAACCTGAAACAGGGCAAGCAACTCTTTTCCGTCAGTTCCGCGCAGGAACAGATGGAGCAGATGAAACAAAACACGATGATCTTCACCGCCATCTTTTTCCTGATCGCGGTGATCTCGCTGCTGGTGGGCGGCATCGTGATCATGAACATCATGCTGGCCTCGATCAAGGAACGCACGCGCGAGATCGGGGTCCGGATCGCCATCGGGGCCAGGCGCCGGGACATCTTTTGGCAATTTTTGGTGCAAACAGTGTTGATCACTGGCCTGGGCGGCGTGCTGGGAATTGTGCTGGGCTACGCGATCCTGGGCGCCGTGGGCTCCTATCTGCAGTTGCAGGTGGTCGCGTCGGTGCAGATGATCTGGGTGGCGCTGCTGGTTTCCGTTGGGGTCGGCCT
It includes:
- a CDS encoding ABC transporter ATP-binding protein, with product MTEIICTKNLVKDYSLGKVKVRALNGVDLTIAEGEFVAIMGPSGSGKSTLMHIIGCLDSPTEGEYHLDGVRASAMEKNELAMVRNRKIGFVFQSFNLLPHLNVLKNVELPLMYAGMNPKQRNQKARQILESVGLSDRLKHKPAELSGGQRQRVAIARAIVNDPAILLADEPTGNLDSQAGGDILEIFSQLHQAGNTVIIVTHDKAVAGRATRIIHIMDGKIENGNIPG
- a CDS encoding ABC transporter permease codes for the protein MAISLGESLQIGLADILTRKVRSAVTIIGIILGVMSIMVVLAIVNGMNQSTLDWMTQRGGLTKIDVHRNWAYDFSRGGDPSFSLREISQIQSLVPEVAAFNPQVQLRSRELQYGEIGYNCDILGVYPDLVKVEDWNVRSGRFINSLDIANHNNVVVLGSTASQELFASKDPMGQYLTLAGQRLLVVGVMEEKYMQNQGGGSAFSDNALEYMNRRAFVPLSTLLSKIDPTQKIGSLSLQANSPEEAKELRRNVENIVLNLKQGKQLFSVSSAQEQMEQMKQNTMIFTAIFFLIAVISLLVGGIVIMNIMLASIKERTREIGVRIAIGARRRDIFWQFLVQTVLITGLGGVLGIVLGYAILGAVGSYLQLQVVASVQMIWVALLVSVGVGLLFGIAPAVRASKLNPVQALREE